The following proteins are encoded in a genomic region of Anomaloglossus baeobatrachus isolate aAnoBae1 chromosome 6, aAnoBae1.hap1, whole genome shotgun sequence:
- the LOC142243755 gene encoding uncharacterized protein LOC142243755 — translation MTNDPDENKCCEAKISAYSGKDKNAPTRASNLKRHLQRFHPEVLKAVDEKDCTQTKEPVPSSSSQTEEQRTLQPSVARYFVSDKVTVTMTVDTFKKQIIELVVKDSVPISLFSRPAFMCLNGEMARKLDVSLERESIRKLVIEEAFKQKEELKKTLKGRFVFLKMDACTRHRVNYFAINVRFVCDKNEIITKTLAVKDTKAHHTSEFLQVLVEKVLQDYELKKEQVLSVVTDNASNMISTIKLMNESNDGDQQLEEHSGSTDTEMFEIEEHSIVTEEQTEVASDELQHDSLDNLVETVSISVYVDPMHRILLDDQQLSKGKEALFEIAVRMKGLQNSQEEQEEFGRPATSSASSSTDEEFNIEKYLDHKDRAKRSRIEEELSPSKNTASTFQQNFSCALKEIEKFDRSSKITVQQAIPLYPDILIDGLSLFH, via the exons atgacaaatgatccagacgaaaacaaatgctgtgaagccaagataagtgcatattCAGGCAAAGATAAAAATGCTCCTACCAGAGCTTCTAATCTAAAGAGACATTTACAGCGCTTCCATCCAGAAGTACTGAAAGCAGTGGATGAGAAAGACTGCACCCAAACCAAAGAACCAGTGCCCAGCTCTTCCAGCCAAACAGAGGAGCAGAGAACTTTGCAGCCATCAGTTGCAAGATATTTTgtcagtgacaaagttactgtgacAATGACAGTAGATACATTTAAAAAACAGATCATAGAGCTTGTTGTAAAGGATAGTGTGCCTATTTCATTATTTTCACGACCAGCTTTTATGTGTTTGAATGGGGAAATGGCCCGCAAGCTTGATGTTTCTCTGGAGAGAgagagtattagaaaattagtaatcgaagaagcttttaaacaaaaggaagaacttaaaaaaactctcaagggacgctttgtgtttcttaaaatggatgcctgcacacgtcacagagtgaactattttgccatcaatgtccgGTTTGTTTGTGACAAAAATGAAATAATTACCAAAACATTGGCAGTAAAAGACaccaaagctcatcacaccagtgagtttctccaggtcttggtggaaaaggttctgcaagactatgaacttaaaaaagagcaagttctttctgtcgtaactgacaatgcttcaaatatgataagtactattaagctaatgaatgagagtaatgatggTGACCAGCAGCTAGAAGAACATTCTGGGTCCACTGACACAGAAATGTTTGAAATAGAGGAACACAGTATTGTAACTGAGGAGCAAACTGAAGTTGCTTCAGATGAACTGCAACATGATAGTTTAGATAATCTTGTTGAAACTGTGTCAATAT ctgtttatgtagacCCAATGCATCGGATTCTTCTAGATGATCAACAGCTAAGTAAAGGGAAAGAAGCTCTGTTTGAAATAGCAGTAAGGATGAAAGGGTTGCAGAACAGTCAGGAGGAACAAGAAGAATTTGGTCGTCCTGCCACATCTTCAGCCTCATCATCAACTGATGAAGAATTTAATATCGAAAAATATTTGGATCACAAGGACCGTGCAAAGCGTTCCCGCATAGAAGAAGAGTTATCCCCATCAAAGAACACAGCCAGTACATTTCAGCAGAATTTTTCATGTGCACTAAAAGAGATTGAGAAATTTGATCGTTCATCAAAAATAACAGTGCAACAAGCGATTCCCCTGTAtcctgacatt CTTATTgatggtctgtctcttttccattga